From the genome of Acetomicrobium thermoterrenum DSM 13490, one region includes:
- a CDS encoding ATP phosphoribosyltransferase regulatory subunit, which translates to MKLTPRGCKNIGGDVALSVEELRRDFMEAFVPYGYRPFWPSGLQLLESITDKISPNLHNRFLVTNSFFGEPCAVRTDVTLGVVDYCASHFEPHERPLRLCYTERIYRRPKSPDKNVEKLQMGAELIGWEGEGADVELISLLLSFLNGLNCPKIALTLGDVSLIQRAIKSLPSPHGKVLLDCLERGSLDEYAEAAKNLPPSPLSTFFEELPWLKGNAEVLYRASELLDEMEEAIRPLKLIYSELAKLGHENSIVVDLSLVRELDYYSGPIFDVYFEETGVSVGGGGRYDRLLEACGMLGQAVGFALDLERLALSVNKKRGKAQKILLWAQKNAPSYVLKCAEELILLGYSVEILWREKDPDIRELARIKGYDLLLDLNRGNIIELSSGDETFLDDFLGGENDD; encoded by the coding sequence ATGAAATTGACACCGCGGGGTTGCAAAAATATCGGCGGCGACGTAGCGCTGAGCGTTGAAGAGCTGCGAAGGGATTTCATGGAGGCCTTTGTCCCTTACGGCTACCGGCCCTTTTGGCCCTCGGGACTGCAGCTGCTTGAATCCATAACGGACAAGATAAGCCCCAACTTGCACAACCGTTTTTTGGTGACTAACTCCTTCTTCGGAGAACCCTGCGCCGTAAGAACGGACGTGACGTTGGGCGTGGTGGATTACTGCGCTTCCCACTTCGAACCCCACGAACGGCCCCTTAGACTCTGCTACACAGAACGGATATACAGGAGGCCCAAATCTCCTGACAAAAACGTCGAGAAGCTGCAGATGGGTGCCGAGCTCATAGGATGGGAGGGAGAAGGTGCCGACGTGGAGCTCATCTCTCTCCTCCTTTCCTTCTTAAACGGGCTCAACTGCCCCAAGATCGCCCTCACCCTCGGTGACGTTTCCCTTATACAAAGGGCCATTAAGAGCTTGCCATCGCCCCACGGCAAAGTCCTTTTGGACTGCTTGGAAAGGGGAAGTCTCGACGAATACGCGGAGGCGGCAAAAAACCTTCCTCCCTCTCCACTTTCGACCTTTTTTGAGGAGCTTCCCTGGCTCAAGGGCAACGCCGAGGTGCTGTACAGAGCATCGGAGCTTCTCGACGAAATGGAAGAGGCCATAAGGCCCTTAAAGTTAATCTACTCCGAGCTTGCAAAGCTTGGCCACGAAAATTCCATCGTCGTGGACCTCTCTCTCGTAAGGGAACTCGACTATTACAGCGGCCCCATCTTCGACGTTTACTTCGAGGAGACGGGCGTATCCGTGGGAGGAGGGGGGAGGTACGATCGCCTGCTCGAAGCCTGCGGCATGCTAGGACAGGCAGTGGGCTTCGCCCTCGACCTTGAGAGGCTTGCCTTGAGCGTGAACAAAAAGAGAGGCAAAGCTCAGAAGATACTGCTGTGGGCACAGAAAAATGCACCCTCCTACGTCCTCAAGTGCGCCGAAGAGCTCATCTTACTCGGTTACAGCGTCGAAATTCTGTGGCGGGAAAAGGATCCCGATATTAGGGAGCTCGCCAGGATCAAAGGATACGACCTCCTTTTGGACTTAAACAGGGGAAACATTATAGAGCTGTCTTCGGGAGACGAGACATTTTTGGACGATTTTCTGGGAGGGGAAAACGATGATTAA
- the radA gene encoding DNA repair protein RadA encodes MAKVSKIKRYRCADCGAISLTWTGRCQTCGAWGTLYEEKESASGSPKSQARKLLLSEVGEVRRFSSKITELDRVLGGGWVEGAVVLLSGEPGVGKSTLLLQSAIAMAEEGKKVLYVSGEESASQVASRAKRLKAKDGLLFLLCTDDIDEALNAAEDVEFLFVDSVQTMRDKNESGWPGSPLQVRLTAQRCIELAKSRAIPCVLVGHITKSGQIAGPKLLEHMVDVVMFFEGDRSSRYRMLSAEKNRFANADEVGIFEMTERGLVPVFDPGRMFWNETSLKEAGVAMGVVLEGSRPLVAEFQALTSSTPFMYPRRTSRGIDLNKLHLLLAVLEKRAGLISKNCDVYVNVVGGLTTKDPGADLAICMSIASTLLDHPLPKECCFVGEVGLAGEVRPVARTALRIKEAERMGFEKIAVSRYEKCERSGKIRQIEFESLKEAVRMMFP; translated from the coding sequence ATGGCTAAAGTCTCCAAGATCAAAAGATACAGATGTGCCGATTGCGGCGCCATAAGCCTTACCTGGACCGGAAGATGCCAGACCTGCGGCGCCTGGGGCACGCTTTACGAGGAAAAAGAAAGCGCGAGCGGTTCTCCTAAATCGCAGGCAAGAAAGCTTCTCTTGAGCGAGGTCGGGGAGGTGAGGCGATTTTCTTCAAAGATCACAGAGCTGGACAGAGTGCTTGGTGGAGGATGGGTGGAAGGCGCCGTGGTACTTTTGAGCGGAGAGCCCGGCGTGGGCAAGTCGACCCTGCTTCTTCAAAGCGCTATAGCAATGGCAGAGGAGGGCAAAAAAGTTCTCTATGTATCGGGGGAGGAATCTGCATCTCAGGTTGCCTCGAGGGCCAAGAGGCTGAAAGCTAAAGACGGCTTGCTGTTTCTGCTTTGCACTGACGATATCGACGAGGCCCTGAACGCTGCGGAAGACGTGGAGTTTCTCTTCGTCGACAGCGTTCAGACGATGAGGGATAAGAACGAAAGCGGCTGGCCCGGCAGCCCCCTGCAGGTGAGGCTGACGGCCCAAAGGTGCATAGAGCTTGCCAAAAGTAGGGCAATTCCCTGCGTCCTGGTTGGGCATATAACCAAAAGCGGCCAGATAGCCGGACCGAAGCTTCTTGAGCACATGGTTGACGTCGTCATGTTTTTCGAAGGCGACAGGTCTTCCCGCTACAGGATGCTTTCGGCGGAAAAGAACAGATTTGCCAACGCCGACGAGGTGGGAATATTCGAGATGACCGAGAGGGGGCTGGTTCCAGTTTTCGACCCAGGCAGGATGTTTTGGAACGAAACTTCCCTTAAGGAGGCGGGCGTCGCCATGGGAGTGGTGCTCGAAGGATCGAGGCCGCTTGTCGCCGAATTTCAGGCCCTGACTTCCTCTACCCCCTTCATGTATCCTCGTCGAACATCCAGGGGAATAGACTTGAATAAATTGCATCTTCTTCTGGCGGTGCTGGAAAAGAGGGCAGGCCTTATTTCGAAAAACTGCGACGTTTACGTGAATGTCGTGGGAGGACTTACGACGAAAGATCCGGGAGCAGATTTGGCCATCTGCATGTCGATCGCATCGACTTTGCTGGATCATCCCCTGCCGAAGGAATGTTGTTTTGTCGGTGAAGTGGGTTTGGCTGGGGAGGTGAGGCCCGTTGCCCGAACGGCTTTGAGGATCAAGGAAGCGGAAAGAATGGGTTTTGAAAAAATCGCTGTAAGTCGGTATGAAAAGTGCGAAAGAAGCGGTAAGATAAGGCAAATAGAGTTTGAGAGCCTGAAAGAGGCGGTGAGGATGATGTTTCCGTGA